The DNA segment CTCCAAGTGACACTGACACAACTTCTATGGAATTGTGAATATGAGCACTGTGAACATAGACACTGAACCCTTAGCATGtcttactcactctctcactcagctCTCTAGGCAGCAGCTAGTGTTCCAGCAGCTCCTCCAGCAGGAGCTGTTCAAAGTGCAGAGACCAGGCCTGGCCTCCCACACCTTGTTTCCAGGTAAATCCTCTCTACTGTAGCTAACTCCTTGGTTTTCTTAGTGCAGGGGTTCCCCAAACTTTTTTTGGACCAGGACCATATCTTGATATTTAAGAAAAAATTGAGACCACACCAAAATATGTTGATGAAATCAAcagccaatgtttacttttttatttggggctatgacagtctataacaaatcagtctgacagtactGTCAGTCTGAAGAAAGTATGGTTTGAAGGGTAACGTTTTATTTTGACCTCATAGCAATAACGCATTCAATACACATCTATAAGCATTTCATTAACGTGTTATAACAGATCCCAACCGCATTATTAAAGGTTCATGAAATATCTCCATAGTATATTCATGTCATGCAAGAGCTCATATGTAGGTATCTTGATACATGTAGTGTCATCATTATGGCTGTTCTCAAAAGTGTATTTTTATATTGATATATAGCCTGTACCAGCCCCATTTTCCCTCACCGGACAGTTTtcgttttcttcttcttctgtaaGGAAAAGTTCATATTTTATTAACATTCTGTGTTGTGTCCATATTCTTTTTGAGAAGTGAGTAATGTTTATAAATGCTTTATGAAGGGGAAAATAGATTTGACTTTAGACTAGTATGACCAACTAATTTGTGATGTGGAGGAGGGCTGGTAATGACTTACGAAAGAGTTTcgatctactactactactactactagtactagtacTAGTAGTACTACGAAGAAACTCTTTCGTAAGTCATTACCAGCCCTCCTCCACATCACAAATTAGTTGGTCATACTAGTCTAAAGTCAAATCTATTTTCCCCTTCATAAAGCATTTATAAACATTACTCACTTCTCAAAAAGAATATGGACACAACACAGAATGTTAATAAAATATGAACTTTTCCTTACAATTTTCCCAGATGTAACATAGGTAGTGCTGAGGACTTCGTCGAAGACTCCTAACTACTATTGACATGTTTTGGGGTTTTGTTTtcttacagctagctagctaagcccCTGGCACAATGTCAGCACGTGTTCTAACTCTGTCAATAAACATTACAAAATGTAATaaaactcatgaggcatttagtTAGTAATGTTATTTCACCATCTCCATTGTGCATTTGCACATTGTGAACATTTTGAAAACAGGACAAATTAAGGGACTGGTATGGTAGAAACACTTTTGAGAACAGCAATTATGATGACACTACACTGTCATTGAAGTAATGCAGCTATTAAGATACCTAAATATGAGGTCTTTCATAGCTTGACATGAATGCACTATGCTCTGGATATATTTCATTGACCTATAATAATGCGTTTCGGACCTGTTATTAGACGTTCATGAAATTCATGAAAACAGCACATATTCCTGAGAGTCTTAGCTTTCAGGAAATGGGTCATAATAGTGTATAGCTCCAACCGTTCAAAAGTTAGAGCCACATTTGTCATTTAGCGGATATCGGAGGTTACTCACGTTACCCGAGTTCTATGAACAAAGCAGCCCATTTACATTTTTCCAGAGTTTCTTTTGTGGCCCCATTTTCAAATCAGGCGACCCAACATATTCTCATCAAGCATACTCTTATATCTGCCCTTACTTTCATGGCTCAGAAAGACAAGTAAAACTATACCCCTACCTACACATACTCTCTCCCTGAAGCTATAACCTTTAACCCCAGTGTTGCAAGGTAATATTGTACATGTATGTCTATGTGTTTCAGCTGGCTTGAGTACTATTGAGCTCCAGCAGATATGGAAGGAGCTAACCAACAGCACAATGGAAGAGAAAAGCACAAAGGATAGCTGTCCAGACCgtgtcatcaccaccaccagcacTCCGTCCCCTACTGAACCCGTAACCACAGCCAAAGCATCAAACACCCACAACTTCCCTACCAACGGCCAATCTCTTAGTTCCAGCCCAAGAGAAGGGTAAAGGCTTCTCCATAACACTTTACAATAAAGGTATATGGATTAGAATCCTTAGGGCACATGTGTCAAGCACACGGCCAGCTGGCCGAATCCGGCCCATAACACATTTCTCTCCGGCCTGCACAATTATATGGGTTGTCAATTAATTTTGGCCATTTTCCATACAGCCCGCAATACTCTCCACTATAAATCACAGCGAGCACTGCCAATGTGCTGCACGCCAAATTGCCTGAACATTAtatacaaacacgcacacaaacatgggggaaacagagggttaaataatgaacatgtaattggggaatagaaaccaggtgtgtagaaaacaaagacaaaacaaatggaaaattaaaagtggatcaGAGATGGCTAAAAagccggtgacgttgaccgccgcccgaacaaggagagggaccgacttcggcagaagtcgtgacacctaTATACATAAGTGGACATTATAAAGGgacatattttttaaataaaacaatgGCCAGTTTGGGTAGGAGTTGTAtgcaataataaaaaataaatacatgtctgGCACACACATTCGTTGTATTTTTTCAATATGGCCCTTGCGCTGATTGATTTTGACACCCCTGCCTTAGGGTAAAGTGGTACCACTTTCTCTGTGCAGCCTActgaacattttttatttcaaaCGGTCTGCTTGTAAACATCAATTAAGCTGTTTGCCACAGACAGCTTCACTTCCCCAAGTCGTTTGTTCTCAATTTTAGTAAGAGTCCCACTGGGACAacttattttgtttgtttgttgttttgctttAGGTTTTTTTACCAGCAAAATCTGTAGTAAAGTTTATAGTAAAGCACTGTAGCAGCTTGTTCAAAATCAAGgtgcttttcatttttattttaaccCCTCTCTCTTTGTTCCTCAGActaaaatattattatttatttttttttatgtatttttttttatgacGCTGATGCTTTTTTGTATGTGTAACCCTTAAACCTTCCTCCTCTACCTACAGCTTGCTGAATGTGGATCAAACAATCACACACTCACTCTATGGATATGGTGTGTGTATTTGGCCGGGCTGTGAGACTGTTTGTGAAAACGCCAGCCAGTTTATCAAGTAAGTTTTCCTATGGagagtgtatgtatagtgtataaaGCAGTTTCTGCATGCGTGTATCACCCCAGTAACTCATGTGAGCATTCTCAGGCACCTAAGTATTGAGCACATGCTGGATGAAAGGAGCACAGCCCAGTGCAGAGTCCAGATGCAGGTGGTGCAGCAGTTAGATCtccaggtaggtgtgtgtgtgtgtgtgtgtgtttgtgtgtgtgtgagagactgttgTGACGGCGTACCTCAGCTCAAACTAATTTGGGGTTTCTTCACCTCTTCTTGCTTCCTCCATCCCTTGGtacctctctctttttcctccccctctctctctctcctcttcttgctctctctcctcctcctcgctCCGCCTCTCCTCTATCAGCTCTCTAAAGAACGGGAGCGTCTCCAAGCTATGATGGCCCACTTACACCTGCCACCTTTGGAACCACAGTCCTCTTCCAAACCTGTAAGTATACAGAGAGACCACACCTATAGTGTCTCACAGAAAATGACCTATTCAGTCAACATGTATGACGCGCTTTGAAGAATGAGTTGTGAACAACATATTCTAAAATTGTATGGTTCTTTAGAGATAATGCCATACCATAAAAATTCCATTCAGAAATCCAAGTGTAGGTGTAGGTGACACTACACATGAGCATGAGCAGGCAAATTATATTTCTGGAGTCCTTTGGTATATTGCTCTAGCTATTGTATGCGtcccaaataaaatacaatacatttggtcacatacacatggttagcagatgttaatgcgagtgtagcgaaatgcttgtgcttctagttccgaccatgcagtaatatctaacaagtgatctAACAATTTcataacaactaccttatacacagtgtaaaggaatgaataagaatatgtacataaaaatatatatggatgagcgatggccgaacagcataggcaagatgcagcagatggtatagagtacagtatattcacaTGAGTTGAGTAATGTAgggaatgtaaacattatataaagtggcaatgtttaaagtgactagtgatacatttattacatccaattttttttattattaaaatggctagagatttgagtcagtatgttggcagcagccactcaatattagtgatggctgtttaacagtctgatggccttgagatagaagctgtttttcagtctctcggtcccagctttgatgcacctgtactgaccttgccttctggatcatagcggggtgaacaggcagtggctcgggtggttgctgtccttgatgatctttttggccttcctgtgacatcgggtggtgtaggtgtcctggagggcaggtagtttgcccccggtgatgcgttgtgcagacctcactaccctctggagagccttgcagttgtgggaggagcagttgcagtaccaggcgggaatacagcccgacaggatgctctcgattgtgcatctgtaatagtttgtgagtgtttttggtgacaagccaaatttcttcagcctcctgaggttgaagagacactgttgcgccttcttcaccacgctgtctgtgtgggtggaccatttcagtttgtccgtgatgtgtacgccgaggaacttaaaactttccaccttctccactactgtcccgtcaatgtggataggggggtgctccctctgctgtttcctgaagtccacgatcatctcctttgttttgttgacattgagtgtgaggttattttcctggcactcaatgtcaacaaaagtgaaatacttacttttcaagcccttaaccaacaacgcagtaaagaaaaataagtgttaagaaagtatttactaaaataaactgaaggaaaaaagaaagaaaaataacaaataattaaggagcaacaataaaataacagtagtgaggctatatacaggggtaccggtatagGGAGGAGGTTACATATTGTTGCCCTATTATGTGGTCTGAACGTAGTGAAAGTCGATATTTTATTCGGGAAAATTTGAAACCGGCAGTCCTGCCACTTCAACAGTCAGTGTGTTATATATGTATACGCTAATGTAGAGTGTACAAACTGAGATATAAATCCTTTACAAACAGATTGACCCAGAAGTCCCAGAATTCAAAGATGACCACAATATACCAATACACTAATGCTGAAAATATTTCACTAATCTTAACATAAACCACTAGTCAAATTGACCCCAGAATTGGTATATAAACTCAATAATGAACTACTTTAACAATCGTTACCTGCTGCATTCAAAGAACCAACCTGCAGCACTATACTACACTTCCCTTGCATCCTCCTTGTGGTATTCAGAGATAAACATGGTAATCATTTCACTGATTGCACCTAAAGGAAGATAGTTCCTACATGATAGAGTGCTTGCTTTGTTATCCAACTGATCTTGTGTCCTTTTAgtcatcctgtgaaccccatTCATTGCTGCTGCTCACAGCTATATTTTATCTTTATTGTCTGAATGATATCTAGAGGCCTGATATTTTCAACCTGAACATGACATACAGTGCTTAAAATATCAGCAATGCAAAAATAAAGCTGAAATTAAGCTGACATTAAATGAACGTGATCACAATAACATTTCGTTTTTGTGAATTCTGTTTACATCAGACATTGATCAGACATTTTGAAGACAGCAGGCTAAGACACAAGCTTGGATAATAGAGAagctaatcattaactaatctaGCTAACATGACGCTGTAATGACAATACTTATGATACAATTTCACCCTTTAATTACTGACGATTGACTTCTTTCTCCAAAGGATATTAGTGGAACCACCAATGTCGAAGCAAATTTAATGGCATCGGTCACACCCATTTAAAaagctccctcctctccctctggtctttttctttcctctcctttctcctttttGGTCTGTGTTTCTACTTCTTCTTCTGTGTGCAGCTGAGTTCTGGGTCCGGTGTCACCATGTCCAAGAGCCTGCCACCACTGTCCCCTCAAGATGACCCTCAGATGTCTCCAACGGCCCCTGTCACCTCCCCATCCTCACCCCGGGGGCCTGCAGGACTCTGCCCCACAAGTGTGGGGGCAATGCGAAGACACCACTCAGACAAgcacccctctctctgctctctgtcttcaGGTAACAACCCGCACAGATGTCAACACAGTCCATACTGAATAGATGTACATAACTTTGTCCCTGCTTCACTGTTGCTCCAGTCTTGTGCTATGAAAAAGTCAATTTTGGCCTTTACATGTCCTTTTCAAAATCATCTGTGACACGTATTTAATACTCAGGATTTTTGGTGAATATTAACCAACCTGGTTGAAATATCCGTGTGAATGAAAGTAACCAATtgtacaatgtttttttttttttatagaattTAGCCCAAATCATGAGATGTACAGAAATGCAGATATCAGGCCACCTTTTACCTACGCTACTCTGATAAGACAGGTAAGAAGACATGAATTTAACTTATAGTTTCCCCTGTAATCCCTGCGTATAAAGGGGCATATCAGCATTCGCCCCATTTGATGGGTTACAACCTACATGTTTTTTGTTGTCATCGTTTTAGGCTATAATGGATGCATCGGACATGCAGTTAACACTAAATGAGATATACAGATGGTTTACACGGACCTTTGCCTACTTCAGACACAATGCTGCAACGTGGAAGGTACTGTATTGACTTAATCTTTGTTATAATGTTGATGTGACTTACAAGTTGAAAATAATAAAGTGTACagcatccatattaggaagtcaTCCGTTTTCAGTTTTGTCTGACGTGACGACTTCCTAATAGGGATGCCATAACTGTGATACTCCCTTGAGTTCTGTACGTGAAGCCTTTCTGACCCTATTGcctgtcaaacacacacagaatgcAGTCCGCCACAACCTGAGCCTGCACAAGTGTTTTGTGCGTGTGGAAAACGTGAAGGGGGCCGTGTGGACAGTGGACGAGGTGGAGTACCAGAGAAGGAGGTCTCAGAAGATCACAAGGTATTGTATATTGGGTTGATACCTTTTATAAAATGATATAGAGCAtacagttatttatttatttcacctttttcccccccaagcaagtcagttaagaacacattcttatttacaatgaagagTGTTATATCTCCAAATAGGCCTTTTATACAGTATTttgtacacatactgtatgtatttcttTTAAGGATGTCTATTCTAGAAATCTGgcttttcagattttttttattttgttttgaaAAGGAAAGAGATCGAACCAGTCAGATTTAATTCGTGTTGGCTCTAACTACATCAGTTGCCTTGGAGTTGTATTGATTTATGAGAATACATTACTATAAGACCTTGTTGTCATTTTGTAGAAGCCCAACGCTAGGGAAGAACCTTCTCTCCAGCCTTGCTTATTGGACTGCTCTTAATACCAGTTTACAAGTGAGTGTACCTTTATTACTAATCTTCAGAACTGTTacaaaaggcatttcactgtacttgtgcatgtgacattaaaacatgAAACTTTATAAAGCAAAACTATACAAACTCCTACTCTGGCAAAAACAAATAACAGGGAGACAAGGAGTCAaagctgagaccaaggtctcgttttcagatgagccctgtataacacaacaacacagatcAAGATCCAATATACACCTCAAActacacatccatatacacattCATTTAAACAATACACAAAAAGCTAAATAAAATCAATCACAAAAAAACACATTCTTCTTCCGTAAAAAGGTATCCTACCCCCTAAAAAAAgtaccaatccaaactcatctctcagcatgtccagcccatccttcatctcagccaatcatggctagagtTGGGATTCcgtctttttccgtggctaaacgaactaggcttgtaatttaacaattgtattcttATTTAcggatggaatacaagtttgttgTTAATGCACATGAAAGttaacatgttccagaaggcatttctgccccaaaacatattttgataaaaatgAAAATTCCTCTCCTGTGTCATGTGTGACATACGCCTAAGCTACCTGAAAAGGGTCACATTTGACAGTTTTACAGAATTTTGCTGGATTCGCCTTACAATCAGAACGGGTAGTTACATAATAATTAGATTTAGCCTTTCTGATCAGTTTTACAGTTTAATCCTCAATTACCTAATAGATTGCCAATCTGGGTCCAAGCCTTTGTTCCTGGCCTTGATTTATGAATGATTTCAAATAATTCAGGAATTAACCAGGCATGCAATCTATTTAACTCTGAGTTTTGAAGGGGGAACGATTATCTACAAttgttttgaatacatttgcaagaagCTTAAATCAGGTTCAGGGATAGATGAGATACAATCAAGGTCACTAAAATAAAGATAATGTAAAAAAAGATTGTTCACTAAAGTTTTTAAAGTTCCTCTTAGTGTTGACATGAGGTTTATGAGTGATACATTGTGTCATCCATTCCCTCCCAATCACATCTACTCAGGCTCCACTGACTGAGAATGCTCTGACTGTATTAAAGAACAAGAGCCCTGCAGGCCTGATAGGCAGCAGTTATTTGGGTCTGGTACACCGGACCAAGTCACTAAAACATCCTGACCTCCAGGACACCAATGGACAACGCAGCCCACACTCCACTTCACTGGCCCAGCTGTGAGTATGTCACAGTATATCACTGTTATGGTAAAGACAAGACAGGTGTCATGTTGTCCCGGAAATCCCAGACCTGGGAGTTTTATTGGCTACTTGGACAGACAACTCCCCCAAAAAATCATGATTTTGGGTAGACAGGGCTTAATAAAATGTGGGCAGGAATTGGGCTCTTGAAAAATGATCCCACCAGAAACATGACAGAGGCGGACACAATACGGACGCAGAAAGCGAGGCTAATTATAGCCACAGACAGTCAGTGGTGATAAACTTGTAACACTAACATTGGCTGTCCATAGCGCATGCAACCTACTCAAATACACTCATTGAAAAAATCCTCCATGATTTCCATTTAGCTAGCTATCAACTTTGTATGGGGATGGTGGGGATGTTTATGCCAGAGCATAAAGCTGTGGACAGATTTCCTGCACGTCTATTTAGGACTATAATAACCCGGACTTTAGTATCTGATCTcgtatttgtttttaaacagtTTAGGTGGCATCTATATGAGCCAGAAACATTAATTACAGTGTCAAAATGAACTACAAAGTGTTAATAGGAT comes from the Salvelinus namaycush isolate Seneca chromosome 21, SaNama_1.0, whole genome shotgun sequence genome and includes:
- the LOC120066540 gene encoding forkhead box protein P2-like translates to MSTQQMQQLLSPGQLQALLQQQQHAILLQQLSRQQLVFQQLLQQELFKVQRPGLASHTLFPAGLSTIELQQIWKELTNSTMEEKSTKDSCPDRVITTTSTPSPTEPVTTAKASNTHNFPTNGQSLSSSPREGLLNVDQTITHSLYGYGVCIWPGCETVCENASQFIKHLSIEHMLDERSTAQCRVQMQVVQQLDLQLSKERERLQAMMAHLHLPPLEPQSSSKPLSSGSGVTMSKSLPPLSPQDDPQMSPTAPVTSPSSPRGPAGLCPTSVGAMRRHHSDKHPSLCSLSSEFSPNHEMYRNADIRPPFTYATLIRQAIMDASDMQLTLNEIYRWFTRTFAYFRHNAATWKNAVRHNLSLHKCFVRVENVKGAVWTVDEVEYQRRRSQKITRSPTLGKNLLSSLAYWTALNTSLQAPLTENALTVLKNKSPAGLIGSSYLGLVHRTKSLKHPDLQDTNGQRSPHSTSLAQLAHNIPDRTPDTRWARSRTRTGSGGSGRGSVGPHTGACWRAAQQREQQWKQEEQKVWRQEEQTSNSPRISVEHWQDRQASTRGRQQPTGRQ